Proteins from a single region of Bactrocera neohumeralis isolate Rockhampton unplaced genomic scaffold, APGP_CSIRO_Bneo_wtdbg2-racon-allhic-juicebox.fasta_v2 cluster10, whole genome shotgun sequence:
- the LOC126764873 gene encoding uncharacterized protein LOC126764873, with the protein MENIFDEIDLEDCPTTSSTPAKDQLHLKHKKFNTSGCYNTEVSISKRPVEGNEVIDILTTISKQLDDLTTRVCDLETKIDKHLKENIIHKSEEMAQQKTVRECKVLIRKIHQSVCRMTGEDVDNVQTEIASTLPLNTLAAALEMDEKLKCDEFAATTKQFVLRIKGTSDSVHDVLRSLYTDELLYLCNWDGRGGKQPLSKFLLVSNILYDSFITYGLAMFEKQVRKAIEMSHHRHKQRIYRKRKTEE; encoded by the exons atggaaaatatatttgacgAAATTGACTTAGAGGATTGTCCAACAACGTCTTCAACTCCCGCAAaag acCAATTACATTTAAAGCATAAAAAGTTTAACACGTCTGGTTGCTACAATACAGAGGTCAGCATTTCAAAACGACCTGTGGAAGGAAACG AGgttattgacattttaaccACTATTTCCAAACAGCTTGACGATTTGACGACGAGGGTATGCGATTTGGAAACTAAAATCGATAAGCATTTAAAGGAAAAT atTATTCATAAAAGTGAAGAAATGGCGCAGCAAAAAACGGTTCGTGAATGCAAGGTCCTCATCCGCAAAATTCATCAATCGGTATGCCGAATGACTGGTGAAGATGTCGACAACGTTCAAACAGAAATTGCTTCCACCCTACCATTAAATACGCTTGCTGCAGCTTTGGAAATGGACGAAAAATTGAAATGCGACGAATTTGCTGCTACAACG aaaCAATTCGTTTTGAGGATAAAAGGTACTTCAGATAGTGTACATGATGTGTTGCGAAGTCTGTACACTGATGAACTTCTTTATTTATGTAACTGGGACGGTAGGGGTGGGAAGCAACCTCTCTCCAAATTCCTGCTGGTTTCCAACATTTTATACG attCATTCATAACGTATGGATTGGCAATGTTCGAAAAACAAGTTCGAAAAGCCATTGAAATGAGCCACCATAGGCACAAACAAAGAATTTATAGGAAGAGGAAAACTGAGGAGTGA